From a single Halogeometricum sp. S3BR5-2 genomic region:
- a CDS encoding S8 family serine peptidase, translating into MFEIRTDHNITTGRSGPVVTISDVRQIHGFPAPSDDDAPTGAGLTVAVMDSGVDESHEVFDDVAVEHHNFTEAPDEPYDQVGHGTGVAGLIAQLSPGIERIVDLRIFGESGSGNGRSIFDAYEWAQSHADELATINLSWGAQTRSPDIDREHAKLMNAGVQDVVAAGNTGGTSGSPATAENAYGIGAMNEQKEMTRFSSYNPGAVENPDVVGVGKDVKLPRASGTSMGTVIDDEYVKASGTSFSAPIAAAAMNLYVEVEGEGSQRPFERTAVDIPGTPRDVYGYFRYDRAVSAETTAGEVETFDLPFTDHEGVALPKGWLESPTRAVLERDEGGETVVRFE; encoded by the coding sequence ATGTTCGAGATACGAACGGACCACAACATCACGACCGGTCGGTCCGGTCCCGTGGTCACCATTTCGGACGTCCGCCAGATACACGGGTTCCCCGCCCCCTCCGACGACGACGCCCCCACCGGTGCCGGCCTCACTGTCGCCGTGATGGACTCCGGCGTCGACGAGAGCCACGAGGTGTTCGACGACGTCGCCGTCGAGCACCACAACTTCACCGAGGCACCCGACGAACCGTACGACCAGGTTGGTCACGGCACGGGCGTCGCGGGCCTCATCGCACAGCTCTCGCCGGGAATCGAGCGGATAGTCGACCTCCGCATCTTCGGCGAGAGCGGGAGCGGCAACGGTCGGTCCATCTTCGACGCCTACGAGTGGGCGCAGTCGCACGCCGACGAACTGGCCACCATCAACCTCTCGTGGGGCGCGCAGACGCGGTCGCCCGACATCGACCGCGAGCACGCGAAACTGATGAACGCGGGCGTGCAGGACGTGGTGGCGGCCGGGAACACCGGCGGCACCAGCGGGAGTCCGGCGACGGCGGAGAACGCCTACGGCATCGGCGCGATGAACGAACAGAAGGAGATGACGCGGTTCAGCAGCTACAACCCCGGCGCCGTGGAGAACCCCGACGTCGTCGGCGTCGGGAAGGACGTGAAACTACCGCGCGCGTCCGGCACGTCGATGGGGACGGTCATCGACGACGAGTACGTGAAGGCCAGCGGAACGAGCTTCAGCGCCCCCATCGCCGCGGCGGCGATGAACCTCTACGTCGAAGTCGAGGGCGAGGGGTCACAGCGGCCGTTCGAGCGCACCGCCGTCGACATCCCGGGGACGCCGCGGGACGTGTACGGCTACTTCCGCTACGACCGCGCGGTGAGCGCCGAGACGACGGCGGGCGAGGTGGAGACGTTCGACCTGCCGTTCACCGACCACGAGGGCGTGGCGCTGCCGAAGGGGTGGCTCGAGTCCCCGACCCGCGCGGTGTTGGAACGGGACGAGGGGGGCGAGACGGTCGTCCGGTTCGAGTGA
- a CDS encoding secondary thiamine-phosphate synthase enzyme YjbQ, with translation MTLEIRSEERVEVRDVTDEVAEAVPDGADGVCTVFVRHTTAGVVVNEDEDRLLADVEEALERLVPRDGGYRHDDLDGNADAHLRAMLLGSSVSIPVEDGELALGTWQSVLFVECDGPRTRSVTVTTVE, from the coding sequence ATGACGCTCGAGATACGCAGCGAGGAGCGCGTCGAGGTGCGGGACGTGACCGACGAGGTGGCCGAGGCGGTTCCGGACGGCGCCGATGGCGTCTGCACCGTGTTCGTCCGGCACACCACCGCCGGCGTCGTCGTAAACGAGGACGAGGACCGCCTCCTCGCGGACGTGGAGGAGGCGCTCGAACGACTGGTTCCCCGCGACGGCGGGTACCGACACGACGACTTGGACGGCAACGCCGACGCCCACCTCCGGGCGATGCTGCTCGGGTCGAGCGTCTCGATTCCGGTCGAGGACGGCGAACTCGCCCTCGGGACGTGGCAGTCGGTGCTGTTCGTCGAGTGCGACGGTCCGCGGACGCGGTCGGTGACGGTGACGACGGTGGAGTAG
- a CDS encoding lipoyl domain-containing protein — MSGEPGGVDVVAADYWPDDADDVEEGYLANWFAAEGRTVEAGETLCEIQIEKVSIDVPAPTAGEVVEVAVAEGADFARGDVLARIRPAT, encoded by the coding sequence ATGAGCGGCGAACCGGGCGGAGTCGACGTCGTCGCCGCCGACTACTGGCCCGACGACGCCGACGACGTCGAGGAGGGCTATCTCGCGAACTGGTTCGCCGCCGAGGGGCGGACCGTTGAGGCGGGCGAAACGCTCTGCGAGATACAGATAGAGAAGGTGAGCATCGACGTGCCCGCGCCGACGGCCGGCGAGGTGGTGGAGGTGGCCGTCGCGGAGGGCGCGGACTTCGCTCGCGGCGACGTCTTGGCGCGGATTCGCCCCGCGACGTAG
- a CDS encoding winged helix-turn-helix domain-containing protein: MSQAQQTAATIDDLPPSAKFVRYVLEQESDLTQTDLTERTHLSTRTVRDALRKLEDADIVQEDVCLRDARKRVYSLDDAN, from the coding sequence ATGTCACAGGCTCAACAGACCGCGGCGACCATCGACGACCTCCCTCCCAGCGCAAAGTTCGTCCGCTACGTGCTCGAACAGGAGTCGGACCTGACGCAGACCGACCTGACGGAGCGGACGCACCTCTCGACGCGGACCGTCCGCGACGCCCTCCGGAAACTGGAGGACGCCGACATCGTCCAGGAGGACGTCTGCCTGCGAGACGCCCGAAAACGCGTCTACTCGCTGGACGACGCGAACTGA
- a CDS encoding PKD domain-containing protein has protein sequence MKDTAQNRFRQAAAALVALALVLSAFGPVGTAAAAPTVAVAQSPNSTTVAPGDTVEIETELAVTELNAPQLIASLPSGWTIESQTADGPAAFSGDAWTWLAGDADGIDATYVVTYTVAVPDDAAPGEYTVGAEGSALTPDDGSRTVDTAQTAVTVQEEQPNASPVADAGADQTVDEGASVTLDASGSSDADSDALTYAWTQTGGPSVTLSDTSAASPTFTAPDVSADTTLTFEVEVADGNGGTDTDTVTVTVEADEPDEPTNTSPVADAGADQTVDEGTSVTLDASGSSDADGDTLSYAWTQTDGPTVSLSDASAASPTFTAPDVENDATLTFQVTVADGNGGEDTETVVVTVEADEPDEPTNTSPVADAGADQTVDEGTSVTLDASGSFDADSDALTYAWTQTGGPSVTLSDDSAASPTFTAPDVENDATLTFEVEVADGNGGTDTDTVSVTVEADEPDDPTNDAAPETTVSLSPEDDLLGVDQTADFDLVVDPADGGVGAYSITVSLSDPSVGTITGVELAGEGSLSDVQVAEDGSSATIEAVLVDTNDTGAVTLGTVSVQGVAEGESELALDVTALGTEGGMPYDVTTVDGATLTVSTLVVGNSAGPAIDADGDGVYEDVNGDGAVDVLDVQTLFAARNGPTTTQNPDAFDFNGDGQFDVLDVQWLYYNEVA, from the coding sequence ATGAAAGACACAGCGCAGAACCGGTTCAGACAGGCGGCCGCCGCACTCGTGGCGCTCGCGCTCGTTCTCTCGGCCTTCGGGCCGGTGGGGACGGCCGCGGCAGCCCCGACGGTCGCGGTCGCGCAGTCGCCGAACAGCACGACGGTCGCACCGGGCGATACGGTCGAGATAGAGACGGAACTCGCGGTGACGGAACTCAACGCGCCGCAACTGATCGCGTCCCTCCCGTCCGGCTGGACCATCGAGTCGCAGACCGCCGACGGACCCGCCGCCTTCAGCGGCGACGCGTGGACGTGGCTCGCCGGTGACGCCGACGGCATCGACGCGACGTACGTCGTCACGTACACCGTCGCGGTTCCCGACGACGCCGCGCCCGGCGAGTACACCGTCGGCGCCGAAGGGTCGGCGCTGACACCCGACGACGGCAGCCGGACGGTCGACACAGCGCAGACCGCCGTCACCGTGCAGGAAGAACAGCCGAACGCCTCACCCGTCGCGGACGCCGGCGCCGACCAGACGGTCGACGAAGGCGCCTCGGTGACGCTCGACGCGTCGGGTTCCTCTGACGCCGACTCGGACGCACTCACCTACGCGTGGACGCAGACGGGCGGCCCGTCGGTCACGCTCTCGGACACTTCGGCGGCGTCTCCGACGTTCACTGCGCCCGACGTGAGCGCGGACACGACGCTCACCTTCGAGGTCGAAGTCGCCGACGGTAACGGCGGCACCGACACCGACACGGTCACCGTGACCGTCGAGGCCGACGAACCGGACGAACCGACGAACACCTCGCCCGTCGCTGACGCGGGTGCAGACCAGACAGTCGACGAGGGAACGTCCGTGACGCTCGACGCGTCGGGTTCCTCTGACGCGGACGGCGATACCCTCTCGTACGCGTGGACGCAGACCGATGGTCCGACGGTGAGTCTCTCGGACGCCTCGGCGGCGTCCCCGACGTTCACCGCACCCGACGTGGAGAACGACGCGACGCTCACCTTCCAAGTGACCGTGGCAGACGGTAACGGCGGCGAAGACACCGAAACGGTCGTCGTGACCGTCGAGGCCGACGAACCGGACGAACCGACGAACACCTCGCCCGTCGCTGACGCGGGCGCAGACCAGACGGTCGACGAGGGAACGTCCGTGACGCTCGACGCGTCCGGCTCCTTCGACGCCGACTCGGACGCGCTCACCTACGCGTGGACGCAGACGGGCGGCCCGTCTGTCACGCTCTCGGATGACTCGGCGGCGTCTCCGACGTTCACCGCGCCCGACGTGGAGAACGACGCGACGCTGACCTTCGAGGTCGAAGTCGCCGACGGTAACGGCGGCACCGACACCGACACCGTCTCCGTGACGGTCGAGGCCGACGAACCGGACGACCCGACGAACGACGCGGCTCCGGAGACGACCGTCTCGCTCTCGCCCGAGGATGACCTCCTCGGCGTGGACCAGACGGCCGACTTCGACCTCGTGGTCGACCCCGCCGACGGCGGCGTCGGCGCGTACAGCATCACCGTCTCGCTCTCGGACCCGAGCGTCGGTACCATCACCGGCGTCGAACTCGCGGGCGAGGGTAGCCTCTCGGACGTGCAGGTGGCTGAGGACGGCTCTTCGGCGACCATAGAGGCTGTGCTGGTCGACACGAACGACACCGGTGCGGTCACGCTCGGCACCGTCTCGGTACAGGGCGTCGCGGAGGGCGAGAGCGAACTCGCCCTCGACGTGACGGCGCTCGGAACCGAGGGCGGGATGCCCTACGACGTGACGACGGTCGACGGTGCGACGCTGACCGTCTCGACCCTCGTCGTCGGCAACTCCGCCGGTCCCGCCATCGACGCGGACGGTGACGGCGTCTACGAGGACGTCAACGGCGACGGCGCCGTGGACGTGCTGGACGTGCAGACGCTGTTCGCGGCCCGCAACGGTCCGACCACGACGCAGAACCCCGACGCCTTCGACTTCAACGGCGACGGGCAGTTCGACGTCCTGGACGTGCAGTGGCTGTACTACAACGAGGTCGCCTGA
- a CDS encoding thiamine pyrophosphate-dependent dehydrogenase E1 component subunit alpha: MYEGMVTARRYEERLQEEYLEGKQPAFDISAGPIPGELHLAAGHEASGAGVCIHLRDGDTVTAPHRPHHVAIAKGVDLKRMTAEIFGRETGLCKGKGGHMHLFDPDVNFACSGIIAQGCPPAVGAAMAAKKRNTDEVAVAFLGEGAIDQGGFLESLNLASVHDLPVVFVVEDNDWAISMPKERVTDVTDGSQRANGFGLPGVRVDFDDALAVYDAAEEAVGRARDGNGPTLIEVQVHRRMGHFMGDAEGYRPENDVERASRLDSIPRLAEDLRKRGVDDDGLEEIRTRAHERVEEAIEWAKEQPEPKPEAALEDAFAGPPEGAAEPPAAAETDGGERSDGPRITPGERSGSDGGEE, encoded by the coding sequence ATGTACGAGGGGATGGTGACGGCGCGTCGCTACGAGGAGCGGCTCCAAGAGGAGTATCTGGAGGGAAAACAGCCCGCGTTCGACATCTCTGCGGGGCCGATTCCGGGCGAACTCCACCTCGCCGCGGGGCACGAAGCGTCGGGGGCCGGCGTGTGCATCCACCTCCGCGACGGTGACACCGTCACCGCGCCGCACCGACCCCACCACGTCGCCATCGCGAAGGGAGTCGACCTGAAGCGGATGACGGCGGAGATATTCGGCCGCGAGACGGGCCTCTGTAAGGGGAAGGGCGGACACATGCACCTGTTCGACCCCGACGTGAACTTCGCCTGCAGCGGCATCATCGCGCAGGGCTGTCCGCCCGCCGTCGGCGCGGCGATGGCGGCGAAGAAGCGCAACACGGACGAGGTGGCCGTCGCGTTCCTCGGCGAGGGCGCCATCGACCAGGGCGGGTTCCTCGAATCGCTGAACCTCGCCAGCGTGCACGACCTTCCGGTCGTGTTCGTCGTCGAGGACAACGACTGGGCTATCAGCATGCCCAAAGAGCGCGTCACGGACGTGACGGACGGCTCCCAGCGCGCGAACGGGTTCGGGCTGCCCGGCGTGCGCGTCGACTTCGACGACGCACTGGCCGTCTACGACGCCGCCGAGGAGGCCGTCGGGCGGGCGCGGGACGGTAACGGCCCGACGCTCATCGAGGTACAGGTCCACCGCCGGATGGGCCACTTCATGGGCGATGCGGAGGGTTACCGGCCGGAGAACGACGTCGAGCGCGCGAGCCGTCTCGACTCGATACCGAGGCTGGCGGAGGACCTGCGGAAGCGCGGCGTCGACGACGACGGGTTGGAGGAGATCCGGACGCGCGCACACGAACGCGTCGAGGAGGCCATCGAGTGGGCGAAAGAGCAGCCCGAACCGAAGCCCGAGGCGGCGCTGGAGGACGCGTTCGCCGGACCGCCGGAGGGGGCGGCGGAACCGCCCGCGGCCGCGGAGACGGACGGCGGTGAGCGGTCCGACGGGCCGCGAATCACGCCAGGCGAGCGAAGCGGGTCCGACGGAGGTGAGGAGTGA
- a CDS encoding rhomboid family intramembrane serine protease: MSSTAYDAGRDRRSSVLRRNPVVETLLAMLVVSVLAWGASFVGLLGLFALGPPVWLPPWALLTSVYAHAGPAHLLSNAVVVAVAGTLVSLSTTRLRFHAFFVVTGALAGVAHVWASGFLGARTAVLGASGAAFALVGYVLAANPASNALFERLRLPPRAVIAVVAAVALALTLSFSAPGSALVAHFAGAAMGLVAGRLGLLRTRR; encoded by the coding sequence GTGTCCTCCACCGCGTACGACGCCGGCCGCGACCGGCGCTCCTCCGTCCTCCGCCGCAACCCCGTCGTCGAGACGCTCCTCGCCATGCTCGTCGTCTCCGTCCTCGCGTGGGGAGCCTCGTTCGTCGGCCTGCTGGGACTGTTCGCCCTCGGACCGCCCGTGTGGCTCCCGCCGTGGGCGCTCCTCACGAGCGTCTACGCGCACGCCGGCCCGGCGCACCTGCTCTCGAACGCCGTCGTCGTCGCCGTCGCCGGGACGCTCGTCTCCCTGTCGACGACGCGACTCCGCTTTCACGCCTTCTTCGTCGTCACCGGGGCGCTTGCCGGCGTCGCGCACGTCTGGGCGAGCGGCTTCCTCGGCGCGCGGACCGCGGTGCTCGGCGCCAGCGGCGCGGCGTTCGCCTTGGTCGGCTACGTCCTCGCGGCCAACCCGGCCTCGAACGCGCTCTTCGAGCGGCTTCGGCTCCCGCCCCGCGCGGTCATCGCCGTCGTCGCGGCCGTCGCACTGGCGCTGACGCTCTCGTTCAGCGCGCCCGGAAGCGCCCTCGTCGCCCACTTCGCGGGCGCCGCGATGGGCCTCGTCGCGGGCCGGTTGGGGCTGCTTCGGACGCGGCGCTGA
- a CDS encoding alpha-ketoacid dehydrogenase subunit beta encodes MAQQADAAGRELTMSRAMVEAIAHEMREDEEVFVMGEDVADYGGIFGSTDGLLAEFGRDRVMDVPISETSFVGAGVGAAQAGMRPIVELMFVDFFGVCMDQIYNNMAKNTYMSGGSVNVPMVLMTAVGGSYNDAAQHSQTLYGTFAHLPGMKVVVPSTAYDAKGLMHNAVRDDDPVVYMFHKRLMGLGWMPSPAGPKTDVPEEPYSIPFGEADVKREGEDVTVVTLGLHVHRALEAADELSRTDGIDTEVVDLRTLKPLDTETVVDSVRKTGRLVVVDEDYRSYGVTGEIVARVAEGALSDLEAVERVAIPDVPIPYARPLEEAVNPGVEDIADAIRATR; translated from the coding sequence ATGGCGCAGCAGGCCGACGCCGCGGGACGCGAACTGACGATGAGCAGGGCGATGGTCGAGGCCATCGCACACGAGATGCGCGAAGACGAGGAGGTGTTCGTCATGGGCGAGGACGTCGCCGACTACGGCGGCATCTTCGGCAGCACCGACGGACTGCTGGCGGAGTTCGGCCGCGACCGGGTGATGGACGTCCCCATCTCGGAGACGAGTTTCGTCGGGGCCGGCGTCGGCGCCGCCCAGGCAGGCATGCGCCCGATTGTCGAACTCATGTTCGTCGACTTCTTCGGCGTCTGCATGGACCAGATCTACAACAACATGGCGAAGAACACCTACATGTCGGGCGGGTCGGTGAACGTCCCGATGGTGTTGATGACCGCCGTGGGCGGGTCGTACAACGACGCGGCCCAGCACTCTCAGACGCTGTACGGCACCTTCGCGCACCTCCCCGGTATGAAGGTCGTCGTCCCCTCGACGGCGTACGACGCGAAGGGCCTGATGCACAACGCCGTCCGGGACGACGACCCGGTGGTGTACATGTTCCACAAGCGCCTGATGGGCCTCGGCTGGATGCCCTCGCCGGCGGGACCGAAGACGGACGTCCCCGAGGAACCCTACTCGATTCCGTTCGGGGAGGCCGACGTGAAACGCGAGGGCGAGGACGTCACCGTCGTGACGCTCGGGCTCCACGTTCACCGTGCGCTGGAGGCCGCGGACGAACTGAGCCGAACCGACGGAATCGACACGGAAGTGGTCGACCTCCGAACGCTGAAACCGCTCGACACCGAGACGGTGGTCGACTCCGTGCGGAAGACCGGTCGGCTGGTCGTCGTCGACGAGGATTACCGCTCGTACGGCGTGACGGGCGAGATAGTCGCTCGCGTCGCCGAGGGCGCGCTGTCGGACCTCGAAGCGGTCGAGCGAGTGGCGATACCGGACGTACCGATTCCGTACGCGCGGCCGCTCGAAGAGGCGGTCAATCCGGGCGTCGAAGATATTGCCGACGCGATCCGGGCGACGCGATGA